In one window of Solanum pennellii chromosome 2, SPENNV200 DNA:
- the LOC107009403 gene encoding phosphatidate cytidylyltransferase, mitochondrial isoform X1, whose product MIFVLFSYVNVEMVGQDKAELGGLLEILPPVEFCCIYGSKLHPNNKDETSMTDYIIGVSDPRQWHSENLKLNKDHYASCLIRLGGARMITDIANDIGVGVHFNPFVSCNNKMVKYGVVRMHDLIQDILGWERFYLSGRLQKPVNILMDNLDIKSVNSVNLKAATSAALLLLPSKFTEEDLYAKICSLSYTGDLRMLFAEDKNKVNNIVQGQFHLFEEMYKPFLEEYEAKNLLRFSLAGDKQVNIFQDCGLSAASTLVSSLPSSIRSEMAMKLGEKRILDDSGRVRQQVVIGSKEQAAECMQRLVRRKVMFSSTRQAVAGLLTAGAVHGVRYVANKMRKAWKSWV is encoded by the exons atgatttttgttttgttttcatatGTTAATGTAGAAATGGTGGGACAGGATAAAGCTGAGCTAGGGGGTTTGCTTGAAATTCTACCCCCTGTAGAGTTTTGCTGTATATATGGTTCTAAACTCCATCCCAACAACAAAGATGAG ACATCAATGACAGATTACATTATTGGAGTATCCGATCCTCGACAATGGCATTCCGAG AATCTAAAATTGAACAAGGATCACTATGCTTCGTGTCTCATTCGCCTTGGTGGAGCAAGGATG ATAACTGATATTGCAAATGACATTGGTGTTGGCGTACACTTCAACCCATTTGTGTCTTGCAACAACAAG ATGGTCAAGTATGGAGTTGTACGGATGCATGACTTGATTCAAGACATATTGGGATGGGAGAGGTTTTATCTCAGTGGTCGTTTGCAGAAACCA GTGAACATTCTAATGGATAACTTGGATATAAAAAGCGTGAACAGCGTGAATCTGAAAGCTGCAACTTCTGCTGCTCTTCTCCTTTTGCCATCTAAATTCACGGAG GAAGATTTATATGCCAAAATCTGTAGCCTCTCATATACAGGTGACTTGCGTATGCTTTTTGCAGAGGACAAAAATAAG GTGAACAACATTGTACAAGGACAGTTCCATTTATTTGAGGAAATGTATAAGCCATTTCTGGAAGAATACGAGGCCAAAAACTTGTTGAGATTTTCATTAGCTGGTGATAAGCAAGTAAACATATTTCAG GATTGTGGATTATCTGCTGCTTCCACCTTGGTTTCTTCTCTTCCTTCATCAATCAGAAGTGAGATGGCCATGAaacttggagaaaagagaattCTGGATGACTCTG GTAGAGTTAGACAACAAGTAGTGATTGGTTCAAAAGAACAGGCTGCTGAGTGCATGCAGAGGCTAGTTAGACGAAAGGTTATGTTTTCTAGCACAAGGCAGGCTGTTGCAGGTTTATTGACTGCTGGTGCTGTTCATGGAGTCAGATATGTAGCAAACAAGATGCGCAAGGCTTGGAAATCTTGGGTGTAA
- the LOC107009403 gene encoding phosphatidate cytidylyltransferase, mitochondrial isoform X2, producing the protein MVGQDKAELGGLLEILPPVEFCCIYGSKLHPNNKDETSMTDYIIGVSDPRQWHSENLKLNKDHYASCLIRLGGARMITDIANDIGVGVHFNPFVSCNNKMVKYGVVRMHDLIQDILGWERFYLSGRLQKPVNILMDNLDIKSVNSVNLKAATSAALLLLPSKFTEEDLYAKICSLSYTGDLRMLFAEDKNKVNNIVQGQFHLFEEMYKPFLEEYEAKNLLRFSLAGDKQVNIFQDCGLSAASTLVSSLPSSIRSEMAMKLGEKRILDDSGRVRQQVVIGSKEQAAECMQRLVRRKVMFSSTRQAVAGLLTAGAVHGVRYVANKMRKAWKSWV; encoded by the exons ATGGTGGGACAGGATAAAGCTGAGCTAGGGGGTTTGCTTGAAATTCTACCCCCTGTAGAGTTTTGCTGTATATATGGTTCTAAACTCCATCCCAACAACAAAGATGAG ACATCAATGACAGATTACATTATTGGAGTATCCGATCCTCGACAATGGCATTCCGAG AATCTAAAATTGAACAAGGATCACTATGCTTCGTGTCTCATTCGCCTTGGTGGAGCAAGGATG ATAACTGATATTGCAAATGACATTGGTGTTGGCGTACACTTCAACCCATTTGTGTCTTGCAACAACAAG ATGGTCAAGTATGGAGTTGTACGGATGCATGACTTGATTCAAGACATATTGGGATGGGAGAGGTTTTATCTCAGTGGTCGTTTGCAGAAACCA GTGAACATTCTAATGGATAACTTGGATATAAAAAGCGTGAACAGCGTGAATCTGAAAGCTGCAACTTCTGCTGCTCTTCTCCTTTTGCCATCTAAATTCACGGAG GAAGATTTATATGCCAAAATCTGTAGCCTCTCATATACAGGTGACTTGCGTATGCTTTTTGCAGAGGACAAAAATAAG GTGAACAACATTGTACAAGGACAGTTCCATTTATTTGAGGAAATGTATAAGCCATTTCTGGAAGAATACGAGGCCAAAAACTTGTTGAGATTTTCATTAGCTGGTGATAAGCAAGTAAACATATTTCAG GATTGTGGATTATCTGCTGCTTCCACCTTGGTTTCTTCTCTTCCTTCATCAATCAGAAGTGAGATGGCCATGAaacttggagaaaagagaattCTGGATGACTCTG GTAGAGTTAGACAACAAGTAGTGATTGGTTCAAAAGAACAGGCTGCTGAGTGCATGCAGAGGCTAGTTAGACGAAAGGTTATGTTTTCTAGCACAAGGCAGGCTGTTGCAGGTTTATTGACTGCTGGTGCTGTTCATGGAGTCAGATATGTAGCAAACAAGATGCGCAAGGCTTGGAAATCTTGGGTGTAA
- the LOC107011809 gene encoding pentatricopeptide repeat-containing protein At4g20090, whose product MLFYSFRTKQFTSKLIPCKSFSNFTINRVYSALSNPSHTDQEPEIDYSISTLKTEMGLPKLSSCGTEMEMPISDVSLKIAPIPKFNSCVTEVEEPLSYKSFKVTLKPNLGSCETEVEVPISDNLFKEAPKLGSFKLGDSTFYSLIEKYANSEDFTSLEKVFGRMKCEKRVFIEKSFILVFRAYGKARLPEKAVELFERMVDEFQCKRTVKSFNSVLNVIVQTGLYHRALDFYADVVNNRNIMPNVLSFNLVIKTMCKLRMVDRAMEVFREMPTWKCEPDVYTYCTLMDGLCKDDRIDEAVILLDEMQVEGCLPVPVTFNVLINGLCRKGDLARAAKLVDNMFLKGCVPNDVTYNTLIHGLCLKGKLEKAVSLLDRMVSNKYIPTDITYGTIINGFVKQRRATDGVQILLAMQEKGHLANEYVYSALVSGLFKEGKPEEALKIWKEMIEKGVKPNIVAYSAFIDGLCREGRPDEAKEILSEMNKMGCTPNAYTYCSLMKGYFKTGDSNKAILLWKDMATSGITCNEICYSVLIHGLCQDGKLKEAMMVWKHMLGKGLVPDAVAYSSMIHGLCNAGSVDQGLRLFNEMLCRGSDSQPDVVAYNIIINALCKVDRISLAIDLLNTMLDRGCDPDKITCNIFLKTLNEKANPSQDREDFLDKLVLQLYRRQRIIGASRIIEVMLQKILSPKSSTWEMIIRELCKPKKVQAAINKCWSDLFN is encoded by the coding sequence ATGCTCTTTTACTCCTTCAGAACCAAACAGTTCACTTCAAAGCTAATCCCATGTAAGTCTTTCTCTAACTTCACCATTAACCGTGTATACTCAGCTCTATCTAACCCTTCCCATACTGACCAAGAACCTGAAATAGACTATTCGATTTCTACTTTGAAAACTGAAATGGGACTACCCAAATTGAGTTCTTGTGGAACTGAAATGGAAATGCCCATATCTGATGTCTCATTGAAGATTGCCCCAATACCTAAGTTCAATTCTTGTGTAACTGAAGTAGAAGAACCCCTTtcttataaatcatttaaagttACCCTAAAACCCAACTTGGGTTCTTGTGAAACTGAAGTGGAAGTACCAATTTCAGACAATCTATTTAAAGAGGCTCCAAAGTTGGGTTCTTTCAAATTGGGTGATTCTACATTCTATTCTCTTATTGAGAAGTATGCTAATTCCGAGGACTTTACGTctttggagaaggtttttgGTAGAATGAAGTGTGAAAAAAGAGTCTTTATTGAGAAGAGTTTTATCTTAGTGTTTAGAGCTTATGGAAAAGCCCGTTTGCCTGAAAAAGCTGTTGAATTGTTTGAAAGAATGGTGGATGAGTTTCAATGTAAACGAACTGTGAAGTCATTTAATTCTGTTCTTAATGTGATAGTTCAGACAGGATTATATCACCGTGCTTTAGATTTTTATGCTGATGTTGTAAATAATAGGAATATTATGCCAAATGTGCtttcttttaatttagttattaaAACCATGTGTAAGCTTCGGATGGTCGATAGAGCTATGGAGGTGTTTAGAGAAATGCCTACTTGGAAATGTGAGCCGGATGTTTATACATACTGCACTTTGATGGATGGGTTATGCAAGGATGACCGGATTGATGAAGCAGTTATTCTTTTGGATGAAATGCAGGTAGAGGGATGTCTTCCTGTTCCAGTAACATTTAATGTGTTGATTAATGGGCTTTGTCGGAAAGGTGACTTGGCTCGAGCTGCAAAGCTTGTGGATAACATGTTTCTTAAAGGGTGTGTTCCAAATGATGTGACTTATAACACACTTATACACGGTTTGTGCCTGAAAGGTAAATTGGAGAAAGCAGTTAGTTTATTGGATAGAATGGTGTCAAATAAGTATATACCAACTGATATAACCTATGGAACGATTATCAATGGGTTTGTTAAGCAAAGAAGAGCCACAGATGGTGTGCAGATCTTGTTGGCAATGCAAGAGAAAGGGCATCTGGCAAATGAATATGTCTACTCAGCACTAGTTAGTGGGTTGTTCAAGGAGGGAAAACCTGAAGAGgccttaaaaatatggaaggaaatgatagaaaagggaGTAAAACCTAATATAGTTGCTTATTCTGCTTTTATAGATGGCTTGTGTCGAGAAGGCAGACCTGATGAAGCTAAGGAGATTCTTTCAGAGATGAATAAAATGGGTTGCACTCCCAATGCTTATACTTACTGCTCCCTGATGAAAGGTTATTTTAAAACCGGTGACAGCAACAAGGCTATACTTTTGTGGAAAGACATGGCAACCAGTGGTATCACATGCAATGAAATCTGCTACAGTGTACTTATCCATGGACTGTGTCAAGATGGGAAGCTCAAAGAGGCTATGATGGTGTGGAAGCACATGTTAGGCAAAGGATTGGTCCCTGATGCCGTGGCTTATAGTTCAATGATTCACGGCCTTTGCAATGCTGGTTCTGTGGACCAGGGATTGAGACTCTTCAATGAGATGCTATGTAGAGGATCTGATTCTCAGCCTGACGTAGTAGcatataacataattattaatGCTTTATGCAAGGTGGACAGAATTTCTCTAGCAATTGATCTTTTGAATACCATGTTGGATCGAGGTTGTGATCCTGACAAAATTACAtgtaatattttcttgaaaacctTAAATGAAAAAGCAAATCCATCCCAAGACAGGGAAGACTTTCTGGATAAGCTGGTGCTACAACTGTACAGGCGGCAGAGAATCATAGGAGCTTCAAGAATTATAGAAGTGATGCTTCAAAAAATTCTTTCTCCCAAGTCATCCACTTGGGAAATGATTATTCGAGAACTTTGCAAACCAAAGAAGGTTCAAGCAGCTATTAACAAATGTTGGAGTGACCTTTTCAACTGA
- the LOC107009403 gene encoding phosphatidate cytidylyltransferase, mitochondrial isoform X3, with protein sequence MTDYIIGVSDPRQWHSENLKLNKDHYASCLIRLGGARMITDIANDIGVGVHFNPFVSCNNKMVKYGVVRMHDLIQDILGWERFYLSGRLQKPVNILMDNLDIKSVNSVNLKAATSAALLLLPSKFTEEDLYAKICSLSYTGDLRMLFAEDKNKVNNIVQGQFHLFEEMYKPFLEEYEAKNLLRFSLAGDKQVNIFQDCGLSAASTLVSSLPSSIRSEMAMKLGEKRILDDSGRVRQQVVIGSKEQAAECMQRLVRRKVMFSSTRQAVAGLLTAGAVHGVRYVANKMRKAWKSWV encoded by the exons ATGACAGATTACATTATTGGAGTATCCGATCCTCGACAATGGCATTCCGAG AATCTAAAATTGAACAAGGATCACTATGCTTCGTGTCTCATTCGCCTTGGTGGAGCAAGGATG ATAACTGATATTGCAAATGACATTGGTGTTGGCGTACACTTCAACCCATTTGTGTCTTGCAACAACAAG ATGGTCAAGTATGGAGTTGTACGGATGCATGACTTGATTCAAGACATATTGGGATGGGAGAGGTTTTATCTCAGTGGTCGTTTGCAGAAACCA GTGAACATTCTAATGGATAACTTGGATATAAAAAGCGTGAACAGCGTGAATCTGAAAGCTGCAACTTCTGCTGCTCTTCTCCTTTTGCCATCTAAATTCACGGAG GAAGATTTATATGCCAAAATCTGTAGCCTCTCATATACAGGTGACTTGCGTATGCTTTTTGCAGAGGACAAAAATAAG GTGAACAACATTGTACAAGGACAGTTCCATTTATTTGAGGAAATGTATAAGCCATTTCTGGAAGAATACGAGGCCAAAAACTTGTTGAGATTTTCATTAGCTGGTGATAAGCAAGTAAACATATTTCAG GATTGTGGATTATCTGCTGCTTCCACCTTGGTTTCTTCTCTTCCTTCATCAATCAGAAGTGAGATGGCCATGAaacttggagaaaagagaattCTGGATGACTCTG GTAGAGTTAGACAACAAGTAGTGATTGGTTCAAAAGAACAGGCTGCTGAGTGCATGCAGAGGCTAGTTAGACGAAAGGTTATGTTTTCTAGCACAAGGCAGGCTGTTGCAGGTTTATTGACTGCTGGTGCTGTTCATGGAGTCAGATATGTAGCAAACAAGATGCGCAAGGCTTGGAAATCTTGGGTGTAA
- the LOC107011810 gene encoding cationic amino acid transporter 5, which yields MTVTDSTDEMGDEIQPRSYWRWSKHDFFPGDSFQNWSAYRSALSQTFTRLKDRVANRSDDADEIVELRKESENEMKRCLSWWDLTWFGFGSVIGAGIFVLTGQEAHEHAGPAIVLSYVASGISAMLSVFCYTEFAVEIPVAGGSFAYIRVELGDFAAFITAGNIILGSIAGSAAVARAWTSYFTTLLNRHPNSLRIHTNLIDGYNLLDPIAVAILAITSIIAISSTRRTSYFNWIASAVNMVVISFVIIAGLAHANTSNLTPFVPHGPKGIFVAAAIVYFAYGGFDNIATMAKETKNPSKDIPLGLLGSMSIITVIYCLMALSLSMMQKYTDIDPNAAYSVAFQRVGMKWAKYLVALGALKGMTTVLLAGAIGQARYATHIARVHMIPPWFSLVHPKTGTPINATLLIRVASACIAFFSSLDVLASLLSISGLLISMMMAVALLVRRYYVRGITPQTNLLKLTFFLLVIIVSSVGTSAYWGLDPNGWLGYTVTVPLWFLATLAISVLLPQDRTPKVWGVPLVPWFPSLSVAINVFLMGSLGAQAFIRFGICTIVMLIYYIFFGLHATYDMAHQRKKPTTSRILEEDMGSARA from the coding sequence ATGACAGTAACAGACTCTACTGATGAAATGGGAGATGAGATACAGCCAAGAAGTTATTGGAGATGGAGCAAACACGATTTCTTCCCGGGAGATTCTTTCCAGAATTGGAGCGCATACCGATCAGCACTGTCACAAACATTTACCAGATTGAAGGACCGAGTTGCAAACCGTTCTGACGATGCTGATGAGATTGTGGAGCTACGGAAAGAAAGTGAGAATGAGATGAAACGTTGCCTTAGTTGGTGGGACCTTACCTGGTTTGGCTTTGGCTCTGTTATTGGAGCAGGCATCTTCGTACTCACTGGCCAAGAAGCTCATGAACATGCCGGACCAGCTATAGTTTTATCCTATGTGGCTTCTGGCATTTCAGCAATGCTCTCTGTTTTCTGCTACACAGAATTCGCAGTAGAAATTCCCGTAGCAGGAGGGTCATTTGCATACATCAGAGTAGAACTGGGAGACTTTGCAGCCTTTATCACAGCAGGGAACATAATTCTTGGATCCATTGCTGGTAGTGCCGCAGTAGCAAGAGCCTGGACTTCTTACTTTACAACGCTCTTGAATCGTCATCCAAACTCTTTGCGTATACATACAAATCTCATAGACGGGTACAACTTACTAGATCCAATAGCTGTTGCAATTTTAGCAATTACATCAATAATTGCAATAAGCAGCACTAGAAGAACTTCATACTTCAACTGGATAGCATCAGCAGTAAATATGGTGGTGATTTCATTTGTCATAATTGCTGGACTTGCTCATGCCAATACCTCCAATTTGACACCCTTTGTGCCACATGGTCCCAAAGGTATCTTCGTTGCAGCGGCAATAGTGTATTTTGCATATGGGGGTTTTGACAATATTGCAACCATGGCAAAGGAAACAAAAAATCCATCGAAAGATATACCACTAGGGCTGCTAGGATCAATGTCAATTATCACCGTGATATATTGCTTGATGGCACTTTCACTAAGTATGATGCAAAAGTATACAGATATAGACCCTAACGCCGCCTACTCTGTTGCATTTCAAAGAGTGGGGATGAAATGGGCAAAATACCTGGTTGCCCTTGGAGCTCTGAAAGGAATGACCACTGTCCTTTTGGCAGGAGCAATTGGACAGGCACGCTATGCTACTCATATTGCACGAGTTCATATGATTCCACCATGGTTTTCACTTGTTCATCCAAAGACAGGAACTCCCATAAATGCAACTCTCTTGATCAGAGTTGCAAGTGCATGTATAGCATTCTTTTCAAGTTTGGATGTCTTGGCAAGTTTGTTATCTATAAGCGGCCTTCTAATATCCATGATGATGGCTGTTGCTCTGCTTGTGAGGAGATACTATGTCAGAGGTATCACCCCCCAGACGAATCTTTTGAAGCTTACCTTCTTTCTACTGGTCATAATTGTATCCTCCGTTGGGACTTCTGCTTATTGGGGACTGGACCCTAATGGTTGGCTTGGTTACACAGTAACTGTTCCCCTTTGGTTCCTGGCCACTTTGGCAATTTCGGTTCTTTTGCCACAGGATAGAACACCAAAAGTTTGGGGAGTCCCACTGGTTCCTTGGTTCCCATCCCTCTCAGTTGCAATAAATGTGTTTCTCATGGGATCATTAGGAGCTCAGGCATTTATAAGGTTTGGCATATGTACGATTGTAATGctgatatattatatattttttggccTCCATGCAACTTATGACATGGCTCATCAACGAAAGAAGCCAACGACTTCAAGGATCTTAGAAGAAGATATGGGAAGTGCTAGGGCATAA
- the LOC107009403 gene encoding phosphatidate cytidylyltransferase, mitochondrial isoform X4 produces MITDIANDIGVGVHFNPFVSCNNKMVKYGVVRMHDLIQDILGWERFYLSGRLQKPVNILMDNLDIKSVNSVNLKAATSAALLLLPSKFTEEDLYAKICSLSYTGDLRMLFAEDKNKVNNIVQGQFHLFEEMYKPFLEEYEAKNLLRFSLAGDKQVNIFQDCGLSAASTLVSSLPSSIRSEMAMKLGEKRILDDSGRVRQQVVIGSKEQAAECMQRLVRRKVMFSSTRQAVAGLLTAGAVHGVRYVANKMRKAWKSWV; encoded by the exons ATG ATAACTGATATTGCAAATGACATTGGTGTTGGCGTACACTTCAACCCATTTGTGTCTTGCAACAACAAG ATGGTCAAGTATGGAGTTGTACGGATGCATGACTTGATTCAAGACATATTGGGATGGGAGAGGTTTTATCTCAGTGGTCGTTTGCAGAAACCA GTGAACATTCTAATGGATAACTTGGATATAAAAAGCGTGAACAGCGTGAATCTGAAAGCTGCAACTTCTGCTGCTCTTCTCCTTTTGCCATCTAAATTCACGGAG GAAGATTTATATGCCAAAATCTGTAGCCTCTCATATACAGGTGACTTGCGTATGCTTTTTGCAGAGGACAAAAATAAG GTGAACAACATTGTACAAGGACAGTTCCATTTATTTGAGGAAATGTATAAGCCATTTCTGGAAGAATACGAGGCCAAAAACTTGTTGAGATTTTCATTAGCTGGTGATAAGCAAGTAAACATATTTCAG GATTGTGGATTATCTGCTGCTTCCACCTTGGTTTCTTCTCTTCCTTCATCAATCAGAAGTGAGATGGCCATGAaacttggagaaaagagaattCTGGATGACTCTG GTAGAGTTAGACAACAAGTAGTGATTGGTTCAAAAGAACAGGCTGCTGAGTGCATGCAGAGGCTAGTTAGACGAAAGGTTATGTTTTCTAGCACAAGGCAGGCTGTTGCAGGTTTATTGACTGCTGGTGCTGTTCATGGAGTCAGATATGTAGCAAACAAGATGCGCAAGGCTTGGAAATCTTGGGTGTAA